GCACGTCGTCGGGGTTGGACAACGCGCAGCGGTCCAGCGAGAGGCAGCCGCAGCCGATGCAGTCCGACAGGTCGTCGCGGAGCCGCTGCATCGCGGTGATCCGGTCGTCGAGTTGGGCACGCCAGTTCTCGGACAGCTGGGCCCAGTCGGCACGGGTGGGTGTGCGCTGCTCGGGCAGGCTGGCGAGCGCGGCACGGATCTCGGCGAGCGGCACACCGACCCGCTGCGCGAACCGGATGAAGGCGACCCGTCGGAGCGTGTCGCGGCCGTACCGGCGCTGGTTGCCACTGGTACGGGTACTGGTGATCAGGCCCTTGGCCTCGTAGAAATGCAGGGCCGAGACGGCGACGCCGCTGCGCTCGGCGAGCTGACCGACGGTGAGGGCGTACGGAGACGAGGTCACCCGACCCACGGTATCGCGTACCTGGATATTAGTTGAGGTAGCCGGCTGGTGGTCGCGATCACGGCGCAAGAACCGCCGGCCGGCTGCCCCGGCTACGACCACCGTCCAGCAAAGGGGCACCGGTAGGCGCTGACAGGTGCCGCTAGGTGCTGGTAGGCGCTGGCAGCGGAGGCGGACCGGTGGATGCTGCTCAGGACACCGGCGCCGAAGCGGTGACCCGGTCGACGAACCGGACCAGCGTCGGGTTGACCACCTCCGGGTACTCGGCCATCGGGTAGTGCCCGGCGTCCGGCACCAGCAGCAGGTCGGCGCGCAGCTGGGCGGCGGCGTACCGGCCCTCGGCCGGCGGGTCGGGGAAGTCGGCGTCCTTCTCACCCATTACCACCAGGGTCGGCGTGCGGAGTTCGGTCAGCCGGCGGGCCGCTGCCCGGTCCCGCATGGCGGTGCGGGCGGTGCGGACGAACGACCGCCAGTGATCGCCGGTGCCGAGGCTCCGCCGGATCCGGGCCTGGTGCTCGGCCAGATCGGTGGGCGGGCGGCCGGGATGGAACCGGCGGTAGTAGCCGGCCCAGACGGCCGGACCCCAGGGGCGGAGCAGCATCAGCCGGTACGCCAGCCGGGCGAGCGGGCTGAAGTCCGGTTCGCGGACGAAGGGGCCGATCAGGGCCAGCCCGGCGATCCGGCCGGGCTCGGCCAGCGCGGCGAGGATTCCGGCTCCGGTGCCGAGGGAGTGCCCGACCACCACGGCCGGGCCGCCGCCGAGGTGGTCGACCAGTGCCAGCAGGTCGGTCGCGATCGCGGCGTCGTCGTACCGGTCGAAGCCGTCGCTGCTGTCGCCGTGCCCGCGCAGGTCCATGGTGGCGACCCGGTAGCCGGCGTCGCGCAGCGCGGGGACGGTGAACCGGAAGACCGACCGGACGTCGCCCATCCCGGGTACGCAGACCACGAGCGGTCCCTCGCCCTGGACGTCGTACCCGATCCGGCCCTGTCCCCGATCAAGGTGAAGAATGTTCATAGCTAAAAAGCTAACATGCTTAGCCAACCTTCGGGAAGCCCCGCCGGCACAACAGCCCCGCCGGCAGGACAGCCCGGTCAGCACGACAGCCCGGTCAGCACGACAGCCCGGTCAGCACGACAGCCCGGTCAGCACGACAGCCCGGTCAGCACGACAGCCCGGTCAGCACGACAGCCCCGCCGACACGACCGGGCGACGGCGCGTCGAACGAGAAACATTTTCCCGATTCGGCGCCTAGCCTTACGTCATGATCTATATAGCTTTGGCCGCGATTATGTACGTCTGCGGCTTCGTCTTCCTGTACGGCGTGGTCCGGCTGGCCGTCCGGCACGGCATCGAGGACGTCGACATCCGGCGGGCCCGTGCGGCCGACGCGCCGGACCGGGCGAGGCTCCGGGACCGGACCCTGCTCCGGGACAACGCCTTCCTCGCCGGCAGTTGACGATCCCGGCACGTGACCGCTGACCGGAAGGCAACCGCCGACCGGAAGGCAACCGCCGACCGGCACGCGACCGCTGACCGGTGCAGCGGCCCGGGGCCTGCGGTGCGAGGATCACGGTTGTGATCGGAACCCTGAAGACAGAGCCGGCCCGTACCCGCGCCGACCTGCTCGCACCGCCGGTGACCGCCGCTCTCGCACAGTGGCCGGCCGACGCGCCGGTGGACGTCGACGACGTACTGGTCGCGCCGATCGACGCGACGCTCGCGGACACCGCCGCCTTCTGCGAGGCCTACGAGGTGGGACTGGACGTCTCGGCGAACTGCGTGGTGGTCGCCGGCAAGCGGGAGGGGACGGTCCGGTACGCGGCCTGCGTCGTACTGGCCACCACCCGGGCCGACGTGAACGGGGTGGTACGCCGCCACCTCAACGTACGCAAGGCGAGTTTCGCCCCGATGGACGACGCGGTCGAACTGTCCGGGATGGAGTACGGCGGGATCACCCCGATCGGACTGCCCGGGTCATGGCCGATCCTGGTCGACTCGCGGGTGGTCGAGATGCCGTACGTGATCGTCGGATCCGGCGTCCGGCGTAGCAAGATCGCCCTACCCGGCTCCGCCCTCGGCCTCCTGCCCGGCGCCGAGGTGGTCGACGGACTGGCCCGACCCGTCGTCGGCTGAGCGGTCCGGCCAGCAGACCGGGCAGCCGCAGACCACCACCCGGACCTGCCCGGTGCCGGCGACCAGGCGTACCTGTCCGGGACAGCCGTGCGGCGGTGAGGTGACCGGCGGTCGCATGGCGAGCGCGCACGGCAGACACAGTGTCGTCTCGCTCATCCGGCTAGCTCCCCTTCGCCCCCGTCAACCGGCTCCCCACCGGTCGCCCCCATCGCTGAAAGGGTGGCACGGCTGTCGATGTGTACCACATCGACAGCGAGCCGCGCGGGTACAAATGGGTCGTTGACCACGTCCAAATATGCGGATGCCGTTGCCAGCGCCCAACAGTCCGGAAGTTTGCAGATCGGGCAGTTCCCGTCCGTTCCCGGCCAGTGCTCGACCACGATGAGCCGGGCGGAGAGGATCAGCCGGTTACGCGTCCGACGTGCGGCCGGGGCGGTCATCGCCCATCGCCGCGCCCCCCCGCGACCGAGCCGTGTGCCGCGCACAAGTCGCCTCCTGAGCTGGCGGGGAGGTGCGGCGGCCGCCGGCACGGCCGCCGCACCCGGTGGAGCGCGACCCGCCTCCCAGGGGGGAAGACGGCGGGTCTGCGCCCCGGCCCGCGCGGACAGATCACGCCACGACCTCGGAGGCCATTGAGGTCGGATCGTGTCGTACCCGCGGGTCGCGGAGCTGACTGCCTCCGCACCGATCTCCGGTCACTCCAGGCTTACGTTCCGGACCTGGAAGCGGTAGAACATTGACCGGTGCCACATCGAGCAGAAGCGATCCACATCCCCACATTCCCGTAACGAGAGAACTACCGATAGTAGGCGCGGTTTTCAGGTGTTTTCCGGAGCGCACAGGCGGTAGACGGATGGATCACGTCGGCGCAAGGCTGAGGGTGGCGCGTACGGACGCCGCGGTCACCCTGACCCAGATGGCGGCCCGTACCAACTACAGCAAGAGTCATCTGTGCAACGTCGAGCTCGGCAAACGGCCGGCCACACCGGACCTGGTGTTGGCCTACGAGCGGGTGTTGGGAGACAGCGTGAACCGCAGAGGTGCCCTCGCACTCGCCGCGGCCGTGGTCGTGCCCACGGCGGTCGCCGAGCTGATCCAGCACGGGTTCGCCGCCGCCATCGCCCCGCGTCGGCACGTCGACGACTGGATGGCGCAGGCCGAGGCGTACGGCCAGGACTACATGTCGCTCGGTGCGGCGGAACTCCAGGGCCGGCTCGCCGCCGACCTGGTCGTCCTGCAACAGGAGCTGGACAGCCCACACCTGTGGGGCGTGGCGGCCCGGCTGATGACGGTGCACGGCAAGACCCTGCCCTCCAACGACGGCGGCCGGGGCGCGATCCGGTCGTACGAGATGGCCGCGATCGCGGCGGACCGGGCCGGTGACCTGGACACCCGGGTCTGGGTACGCGGCCGCGCCGCCCTCGCCCTGGCGTACGAGGGGGCGCACCTGCCGGTCGCCGCCCGGCTCGCCGGCCAGGCCGTCGGGCTCTCCGAGCGACCGAGCCTGGGCCGGCTGAACGCGCTCACCGCGCAGGCCCACGTTGCGGCGTTCCGGGGCGACACCGTCGCCAGCCTGTCCAAACTGGACGACGCGCGGCGGGTCTTCGACACGGTCGGCAGCGCGGAGCAGATCTCCGACTTCGCGGTGCCGCAATGGCGGTTCCACACCTTCGAATCCATGCTGCTGTCCCGGCTCGGGCATCCGGGCGCGGTCGCCGCGCAGGAGGCGGCGGACCGCGCCCGGCCGGTCACCCTGCCCCGGTTCGCGACCCACATCGAGCTGCACCGGGGCCTGATGATGGCCTCCGCCGGAGACGCGGCCGGCGGACTCGGGTACGCCCGCCGGGCGCTGGACCGGTTGCCGCCGGAGCGGCACAGCCTGTCGCTGCGGCTGATGCTGAACGAGGTGGAACGGGTGGCCGGCGCGGCGACCTGAACCGTGGCGCCGTCACCCACCATTGCCGGCACCCTAACG
The nucleotide sequence above comes from Plantactinospora soyae. Encoded proteins:
- a CDS encoding alpha/beta fold hydrolase, translated to MNILHLDRGQGRIGYDVQGEGPLVVCVPGMGDVRSVFRFTVPALRDAGYRVATMDLRGHGDSSDGFDRYDDAAIATDLLALVDHLGGGPAVVVGHSLGTGAGILAALAEPGRIAGLALIGPFVREPDFSPLARLAYRLMLLRPWGPAVWAGYYRRFHPGRPPTDLAEHQARIRRSLGTGDHWRSFVRTARTAMRDRAAARRLTELRTPTLVVMGEKDADFPDPPAEGRYAAAQLRADLLLVPDAGHYPMAEYPEVVNPTLVRFVDRVTASAPVS
- a CDS encoding YbaK/EbsC family protein → MGTLKTEPARTRADLLAPPVTAALAQWPADAPVDVDDVLVAPIDATLADTAAFCEAYEVGLDVSANCVVVAGKREGTVRYAACVVLATTRADVNGVVRRHLNVRKASFAPMDDAVELSGMEYGGITPIGLPGSWPILVDSRVVEMPYVIVGSGVRRSKIALPGSALGLLPGAEVVDGLARPVVG
- a CDS encoding helix-turn-helix domain-containing protein, with the protein product MDHVGARLRVARTDAAVTLTQMAARTNYSKSHLCNVELGKRPATPDLVLAYERVLGDSVNRRGALALAAAVVVPTAVAELIQHGFAAAIAPRRHVDDWMAQAEAYGQDYMSLGAAELQGRLAADLVVLQQELDSPHLWGVAARLMTVHGKTLPSNDGGRGAIRSYEMAAIAADRAGDLDTRVWVRGRAALALAYEGAHLPVAARLAGQAVGLSERPSLGRLNALTAQAHVAAFRGDTVASLSKLDDARRVFDTVGSAEQISDFAVPQWRFHTFESMLLSRLGHPGAVAAQEAADRARPVTLPRFATHIELHRGLMMASAGDAAGGLGYARRALDRLPPERHSLSLRLMLNEVERVAGAAT